The following proteins come from a genomic window of Deinococcus misasensis DSM 22328:
- a CDS encoding MBL fold metallo-hydrolase: MGIHFQVLGQMGMDNALLVKLENYRKLERLLFDCGDGTLSGLPYSDILGVDHLFFSHLHVDHVSGFDAYFRANFNRTSKENHIWGPPETGRIMQHRFQGYMWNLAEQYSTVWQVHEVFPEHIYTYRFDTSEGFQTCHDLGQRKHSGVILDEEQFQVQAITLNHQTPCLGFKVQEKAKTRIDVSRLPELGLPSGKWLEHLKDPAFAEDTLEVNGQLFSTAFLKEQLLIGHPRGGIAYLTDFLLDDVSLVALKGFLQGVEVVVCEGQYLHGDLDRAQRNHHLTSTQAAQIALESGTKQLVLTHVSKRYTPEEWQQLLAEARAVFARTVFPDHW; this comes from the coding sequence ATGGGCATTCATTTTCAGGTGCTGGGCCAGATGGGCATGGACAATGCTCTGCTGGTCAAGTTGGAAAATTACCGCAAACTGGAGCGGTTGCTTTTTGATTGTGGGGATGGGACCCTCTCTGGACTTCCATATTCAGACATTCTGGGGGTGGACCATCTGTTCTTTTCGCATTTGCATGTGGACCATGTGTCTGGATTTGATGCTTACTTCAGGGCCAACTTCAATCGGACCAGCAAGGAGAACCACATCTGGGGACCTCCAGAGACGGGGCGAATCATGCAGCATCGGTTTCAGGGGTACATGTGGAATCTTGCAGAGCAGTACAGCACGGTTTGGCAGGTGCACGAGGTTTTTCCAGAGCACATCTACACTTACCGTTTTGACACGTCTGAGGGGTTTCAAACGTGCCATGACCTGGGCCAGAGAAAACACTCAGGGGTGATTCTGGATGAGGAGCAGTTTCAGGTGCAGGCCATCACCCTGAACCACCAGACCCCTTGCCTCGGGTTCAAGGTGCAGGAAAAAGCCAAAACCCGCATTGATGTGTCCCGTTTGCCCGAGTTGGGTTTGCCTTCAGGGAAGTGGCTGGAGCACCTCAAAGATCCTGCTTTCGCTGAGGACACTTTGGAAGTGAATGGGCAGCTTTTCAGCACGGCCTTTTTGAAAGAACAGTTGTTGATTGGGCATCCCAGAGGGGGCATCGCTTACCTCACGGATTTTTTGCTGGATGATGTGTCTCTGGTGGCCTTGAAGGGGTTTTTGCAAGGCGTGGAGGTGGTGGTGTGTGAAGGTCAGTACCTGCATGGGGATCTGGACCGTGCACAGCGCAATCACCATTTGACCAGCACACAGGCTGCACAGATTGCTCTGGAGTCTGGGACCAAGCAATTGGTGCTCACCCACGTTTCAAAGAGGTACACCCCAGAGGAGTGGCAGCAATTGCTTGCAGAAGCTCGGGCGGTGTTTGCAAGGACGGTTTTTCCAGATCACTGGTGA